Part of the uncultured Desulfobacter sp. genome, TCAAAGGCAAGTACTTTTTTATCCCTGAAATCAGCTGCGGGTTTGTCAAACTTGCCGTTGAACTTGCCGTTGGCCTGGTATACGGTCCGGTCCTTGTCATTCAGATATACGAATGTATGGTTGTAGCTGGGCGCTGTTTTTCCAATGACAAGGCTGCGTAACACCTCATCTCCGGCCAGTGCCTTGACCTTTACGGCATGGGAATCATCCAGTTCATATCTGATAAGATCCTTTGCCTCGGAAACCAGGGCGGACAGTTTGATCTCCTTTAACGTGTTCAGCATCTGGTTTACGTCATCGGTATTGGCCGGGAATTTTTTGTCGGTAACGGTCCAGCCGGTTTCGCTTTTGTTAAGTGTCACCACCCGGTCGGCCTTTGAGATCTCCAGGCGGTCAATGCGGGTGGTATCCACCTGGGGAATTGTGGGCAGTTCATAATGGACCTGGTTGTCTTGTTTTAAACCAAGGTATGCACCCAAGCCGATAATCAGTATGATTAAGATGATATATTCTTTTTTCATGATTTTGCCTCCCAACTCAACCAAACAAGTTTGCAATTTTTTTCTTTTTCATGCTTCTGAAAAACCAGACAGCCATTCCGACCAAGAAGACCAGAACACAAAGCCCTATGATATTGAATCCTTTGATGATGCTTTTGGTCAACGGATCGGTCTCTTCGATGGGGTTCAGGGTCTGTTGCTTGCTCCGTAACAGGGCTGTGCCGTCATCACCGTTGAGATGATCTATGGCGTTGAGCAGGAAGGTGGCATTGGTGGTTCGGCCCTGTTCATCCAGCATGTTGTCGTACAGCATCTGGGCGCAGCCGAGTACAAATATTTTCGCCGGTGCAGATGTTTCGATGATGCGGTTGCCGGCTTTAAGTCCTTCAATGTTTTTGGCCGACGCTTCAGCCGGTTGCGGACCTTCCACGGAATCTTCGTCCTGGGCGTTGGTCTCTCCGGCTTCTTTTTCGGGGACAGGCTTACCTTTAAAATAAGATGTAAACTGCCCTTCCAGCAGGTAGGCCAGGTCATAGGCGGCCATATCGTTATCCGAGGGTGGCGGACTTAAAAACATGGGATTCAGGTTAATGTTGTCTTCCATGAGCCATGCCTGCTTGGATGAAGACAGAAGACGCACGGCTTTGACCTTTGACTCGTCCTGTCCGCCTTTAACATGCTTGACCGGGGAGATCTGCATGGCCACAAGGCCTTTGATGTTTTTCATGAACACCGGATCATTGTTGATGGCGTTTTCTTTGATGACCGGTGCAAAGTATATGGTCTGCTCTCCGCCGCCCTGGGATTGTGGCAATTGCTGCTTGTAAGCATTCTTATCAAGCACATAGGCTTTCTGGATCTCCACGCCGTAGTGGGCCAGAAGTTTTTCAAGACCCGTGTCGATGGGGGCAAATGATGGCATGCCCATCATGCCGCCCTGGCCTTGCTGCTGCTCAAAGGCATCGGCGAAGACGGCAATGTTGGTGCCTTTCATCAGGGCCTGGTCAATCTGGAACAATTCATAATCGGAAAAGTGTTGGGTGGGTTTGGCAATGATCAGGCAGTTGAGTCCTTCGGGAATCGTTTCATCCTTAAGGGGGATCTGCTTGATATTGTACCTTGCACCCACAAGTTGATCAAAAACGGCAAGTCCGTTGCCGGCCCGGCCCTGCATCATGGCCATGCGGTCCGGTCCAAGGGTCGGACAGCCGTGATCGGACAGATACCCGATATCCTTGTTGATGCCGATCAGTTTTTCCATGATCGCCGTAATATGTTCCCCAAGGCTTTGGGGATCGGCCATCTGGTAGGTGGTGCCGATGATGGGAAGTTCCACGGCCGAGATCAGGGGCAATGTCTGGGTTTTGCCCTTGTATTCCACCACAAGACCGGCTGTGCCTGCGCCCGCCTTGATATTTTGTTCGGGTACGTCGGGCCAGTGCATGGCCATCAGGTCATATTGCTTTGCGACGTTTTCAAGTTCACTGGGATCTGAGATGTCCCTGCGTTCAAATTGGAAAATGCCTAAATTTTTGCTGTTCAGTTTTTCCACCGCCGCGGCCACCTCATCACCCA contains:
- a CDS encoding DUF4340 domain-containing protein, whose product is MKKEYIILIILIIGLGAYLGLKQDNQVHYELPTIPQVDTTRIDRLEISKADRVVTLNKSETGWTVTDKKFPANTDDVNQMLNTLKEIKLSALVSEAKDLIRYELDDSHAVKVKALAGDEVLRSLVIGKTAPSYNHTFVYLNDKDRTVYQANGKFNGKFDKPAADFRDKKVLAFDPAGMKKITLEKQEKTVTLVKAQAPETPDQKKDGAQKDLTAEKTTPEKTVWKNEDGSEVDEKTISDLLSSLSKLECQAFMEEDKAAQLKEKAPSCKISLENDKTFVLNLFDKNDDQDVEGSCSYTPYAFTLTSYKAEDIVSYTDKLMGIEQQDSTESGQE
- a CDS encoding Gldg family protein: MGKPFLKEYYLKFILYAVVIVLLNVAGLTLFFRFDLTANRIYSLSDASKQAVATLSEPLNIKVFFSKNLPAPHNNTERYLRDLLTEYAAQAGRYFNFTFYNVSQETDMGDQANQNREMARDYGISPVQIRVMENDELKFKNAYMGLVILHGDLIEKIPAITSTDGLEYQLTGAIRKLNNKVSALLRQTDKINVTMYMSSGLNDIAPLIGLDALPHLGDEVAAAVEKLNSKNLGIFQFERRDISDPSELENVAKQYDLMAMHWPDVPEQNIKAGAGTAGLVVEYKGKTQTLPLISAVELPIIGTTYQMADPQSLGEHITAIMEKLIGINKDIGYLSDHGCPTLGPDRMAMMQGRAGNGLAVFDQLVGARYNIKQIPLKDETIPEGLNCLIIAKPTQHFSDYELFQIDQALMKGTNIAVFADAFEQQQGQGGMMGMPSFAPIDTGLEKLLAHYGVEIQKAYVLDKNAYKQQLPQSQGGGEQTIYFAPVIKENAINNDPVFMKNIKGLVAMQISPVKHVKGGQDESKVKAVRLLSSSKQAWLMEDNINLNPMFLSPPPSDNDMAAYDLAYLLEGQFTSYFKGKPVPEKEAGETNAQDEDSVEGPQPAEASAKNIEGLKAGNRIIETSAPAKIFVLGCAQMLYDNMLDEQGRTTNATFLLNAIDHLNGDDGTALLRSKQQTLNPIEETDPLTKSIIKGFNIIGLCVLVFLVGMAVWFFRSMKKKKIANLFG